TGTGGTGCGATGTAGCTGATTTTTGTTGCCTACATCAATGATTAGGGGTGCATTTATTTTCGTAGGATTAAAATTTCAGAATCTAATACATATCTAAATATTAAGATGCGAGATTTGAATCTGAATTTGAATAGAAATTTATTAAAATTGTTGGTTTTTTAAAAATCTGAATGTATtttaatataaacatatatatttctataatttaaagaaaattagtttAAAATAAGAAAATTCTTTCACATATATCATATCAAAATTCAATACTAATTGATTAAATTTTTTATCTCTCTACCAAAATATGGATTAAATTAAAGAATTAACTAATCAAATTAATACGTCATATAATTATTTGATTTTAAACGAAATTGGACAATCGATCGATGTACTATATACTCCATAGTAGTTTTATATAAATCATAGATCGTGTTTTGTTGCAAAAATATGTTTCAGGAAGTCAGAAAAAGATACGTTGgtttagaaagaaaatagaaaaatattttaattaattaattataatgatTAATCAACATTTGAATTCTATTAAGTTAAGAAAGTGTCACTTTTTCAGAGATAATAAGTgaattttttaataaaaaaacaAACATTCTTAATGGATCAAAATCTAAATCATTAAAATTAAGAGGTATATTAAGATCCATTAAGTCCAAATAAATAGAGCCTAGATTTGTGTTCATAGTTATACCAATAGTTAAGTGCCAAATAGGATGTAATGGAGTGGGCATTATATGGTTCAACCGGAAAATCGAACCGAACTGATTGGTCTAATTTGGTTTGGTctgatttttaaataaataaattagaattttttttttgaTGAAAATAAAAATTAGAAATTTGGTTGACCAAACCTAGCTTTGTTTTGGAATATTTCAATTTTTGTCTCAAAGTTCAAAGCGTTTAAACTATATAAACATACTTGATTAAAATTTGGTCTTCGTGATTTTTGAGCAAGGATGTTTACGTGTCATTTTTACGAATTTTGGAGTTAATTGGAAAGAGTTAACGAAAAAAATGTGCCACATAAATAATATCTGACGAAATATATGCTTTTATTAAAAAATTAacgaaaatatataattttattaaaaaaaattcgtTAACTTATTAGTGAAATACAATTTgaagtattaaaaatataattatcccCAACAACTTCCATGGAGCAGGATTTAACTTCTCAGTACACCTGTTTATGTGCCGGATGGTTTTGGTCAAATTTATCAGCGATTAAATCGGTCTAGAACCGATTAAATAAAGGGTCATGATTGGTTTATTGATTTTTAAACCGTTAAACTAACGATTCATATTGGATTTGGCCAACTCAAGAACCGAATATTTGATATCTTTTTAGATATGTGGCTATTGTGATAAAAGAGTTGTGATATCCTTTTAGAtactttaattatattgttgggtaaGTGTTTTTGTGAGAATAACACTTGTAACAGAAGAGTGGTGTTATTCTCAGTGGTTGTTGAAATTTGGAGATGGAAGTGATGAATTGAGAGAGAAACTAACTTGTTATTGATTTCAACTTAAGAATTACATTGCTAATGTTGTTGTATTTATACTACAATTCTATTCTAATGAAAAACAATTAGTACAAATACATATTAAATCCATTGCCATGCTTCCCATGTGATTAGTATGGCCTTAGAATGACTAGGGTTGTTGAATGACTTAATCAAATCATGCCCATGCTTGTTGGGAAAGAAGAAGATGACTGTGACTTGTGTTGCAAGTCATCTCTGCTGTGCAAGTTGTTGCTGTGCTGAGTTGCTTGTGCTGCAAGTCATCTCTTCTGTGTAACAACATTGTGACTTGCTGCAGAAGCAACAGTTGAAGAAGAAGCAATCTGCTATTGCTGGGCTGACGGAAGCAATGGGCTGAACGGAGCAGTGAAGGAATTGGGCCGAACGGAAGAACAAGTGGGCCGAGGCCCAAACCAAATTTTAACAGTGGTCATAAATTCGGTGACTTTTTCCAAATTGAAAAGAGGTTTAGTGGATTCAAATTTTCGAAAGTGCTTCAGGGAGATGATGTAGGATGGTATAGAATCTACTCAACTTTTAATTTGGGATTTTGTATTGTGCTCATCAATCTTCACAAAGTTGATTTGTATAATTGATCGTATAAATTGAAAGTAGTTTGAGCATTATATTCAAATGAATTAATCTTTATTATGCCTAATTACTTGACGAcattgtataaaattctaaattgTATTTTGTGTCACTTACATCACTCACTTAAAATTTTAAATACTCAGTTCACCCCACTTCCCTCATGAGTTGCCTACTTGGGACAAAATAAATTACTCTTCTAATTGGTATTGTATATGTCATCCTTAATGTCTAGTATTTATTAATCCACTAAAAATAGAAACCTTAATACATGTACTCATATTATGGGAAATGTCTCCGGACTCTCCGAATGGAAAAAATTTTGTGGCCAATTTTCTATCGTTTCGTGCGCTAACAGTTAGAATAAGAGATTAATTTCACaactgttgacggtgaaaatatccgaaaagacttaaaaaaaatatatcatggGAAATGTAAGTCTGGCCGAAATGAAGCCACGAAGAGCTTGCAATGTGCTAGAGACCACTTGGGCGCTGCATTTGGGCCATCTCTGGCCAGCTGGGTCAGATTGAATCTGCATTGCATGCTGAAACTCCGGCAGCATTACAAAGTTTGGACCGACAGTTTCAATGTGATTTtggaatatattaatataatagagGGAGATTATCAGGTTCTAATTTCTGATTCATGTCAGTTTGGTTTCATATATAGAATAGGAAATTGTGCTGCTCATGCTTTAGCACACTTAGGGTCCGCATGGTTAGAAAGGTCTTTTAAGTAAAATGCACTTCTTCATTGATTTTTTAAaagtaatattttattatttcttagAAGTTGGTTTTTGACagcttaattttttttaaaaaaattaccgAACATTAAAGACCAAACACAaattttacatatatttattttttgaAACGAAAAAATACATTCCAAAAGTCTAACCATGCGGGCATTTAGTTTTAATTGTTAATTTAATTTCCTTTTATTATAATAACATTCCATATTATGTGGCGGATTTAGTCATTTTAGACAATCGTTCGGTTTAATAAAATTAtttgtttgaatttttttttaaaaaaagagctTGCTATGATGTGGTGATTTTAATCGTGCTACTTGCATGAATAGAAAGACTCCTATTTTCAAATCCTAAATTAAATGATGAGTCACTTTTACAGCTTCATTTATATCGACTAAAAATTATATCATTCAAGATCTCATGCCCTCTCAAACGCAGGAGTTTGTTACACTATAAAAATGCATAATCTACGATACATCTAATCGGATAAAGTGAAGAATTTGATATGAAGGATCCAACAAAGAGTTTGAAGCCATTAGCACCTTGTATTCGTTATCGATACATCGTAATATGAATATTGAATGACACATCTAATTTATAAATTACAAAAATTGACATATCTTTTATTTTATCTGATAAAGTTGAgaattgtattatttttttaagaCCATCAAAGTAGGAAAAGTATATCATCGTTCTACTACACGTTATTTTATACTCTCTCCATTCAAAATAATTTTaattcaaattaaaaaaaaaatgattaaaaatatattttaGACTGAAATACTCTCAactaaaacaaaatttaaaacaATGCTCAAAGTAAAAGATAGTTAACCAATAGAGATAAAGATAAATGAGTAATATAGAAAATAAATTATTTTACTTTATGAAATgaataattattttaaaatatttaaaaagtgGTTTTTAGACAATTAAAATTGTGATGGATGGAGTATATTGCAACATGATATAATTCATGATTGATTGATTGTAGCAATTTGAGATAAGGATTAATGGATAATATAGCAGTTTGTTGTCGGTTTATTAGGTTTGTATTCATGATTGATTGTAGGATAGCTTTTCTTAATCTTGTGTAATTGCCTAACTCGTTTATATATTTCAAGATCTCATGCCCTACCAAATGTTGGAGTTCATTACGCTAAAAAAAAAACCTGATCTACGACACGTCTAATTTGATAATAAGCCCTCAATTTGATAATAAAGGATCCAACAAACAGTTTGAAGCCATAGGCACCTTGTACTAGTCATCAATATATTGTATATGTGGATATTGAATGACGCGCCTAATTTATCGATAAATAGATTTGACATATTTATTTTTTACAAAAttgaaaaatatattattattattgataaattcctcatataactatatatactaTCCACCAAAATTCTCTTCCCTATAAATCGAATTTATgatttgatgatgaagaataagtataattattaaatcaCGTATTGATGAAAAGTATATTATTGTTCTGAGATCATCAATATATTATTATTCTGTGATCATCAaaacaaaacatatatatatatatatatcattgttctAACTACAGTTATTTTATATATTAGATCTCAGGCAAGTCAAAAAATTTGTTGGAGAAAATATGGCTTCTAGATATTATCAAATAAAAATATAGCTTCTAGATGTAATGACATTATGACAATACTTTTCAAGTCTATACAATACGAttgtcaaaagaaaaaaaaaagtctaTACAATACATGATGATTGATGCCGATATATGGTTTCATTTTTATATAACCTTGCAACTATATTCAACGATTCCACGTATGCTTTCAAACttatcgaatttttttttttttttttcgtttgaaTGTTGATATCTTTCCCCGATTATAAATTTGGCATTATAACTAGAATTGAATAGTTAAACTACAACGAAATACACGTACGCAGTGATTGAATTTTCAATAACATATATGTATAATAACTAATAAGATGAATTAAGTTATTTTTTTTCACATGACCTGTAACTAACCCAATATAATATGGGAAAAATAAGAAAATAGTATCAGGTGGAGTAAAAAACAAAAACTAACTTATAAAATTACTGATGGAAAAATATCTATTGAAACAAATAAGCCATATAATAGAGACTCGAAGAATATATGGCATATGCCGCCACCTTACAGACAAGCCAAAAAGAATATTCAATAGGCTGCAGCCACCGTACTGATGACCATTGTCCTTTCTAgcatattttaattttttttttttttgatgttatAGCATATTTTAATTTAGAGGGTTGCTAAAGTTCGATGATTCAAACCTCGATCGTCATTTTTTTTGGGTCAATATGTGTTCGTCATTTTTGTTTGAAATTGCGACCAAACAAAATTTGCTTGCCCGATCACCTCGAAGCTCGGTCTATAAATACCATTCATTAGAGTTCTCTAATCTCATCACATCAAACACCATCATCTTTGCGATCAAATTACATCCTTTTAATCTCACATCAATTCttaatatcttttatttttataaaaaaatcatgGGTGTTTTTACTTTCGAAAATGAGACCACTACTCCCATCGCTCCCGCTAGAATGTTCAAAGCGATGGCCGTCGAAACCGATAAACTCTCAGCTAAGGTTGCACCTCAGATCATCAAAAGTACCGAGATCATCGAAGGGAATGGAGGAGCCGGAACCATAAAAAAGATTACTTTTCAAGAAGGTAACTAAATTCATTAATTAAATATACTCACACAACAACAGATACGTTGATTTTACAATTAAGGAAGCTTTAAATAATTTCAACTAATTCAAGATGTTAAGTTTCAACTAATTCAAGATGTTAAGTTTTGGCCGTATCTTAAGTTTCAACTAATTCAAGAAGTAATTAACATTAGAAGAaattttgttaataaaaattagAAGTTGATGATCAATTATATATTTCATTTAACGATGACAGGCCCAAAAGAAGGTTATATGAAGCATAGGATCGATTCTATTGATAAGGATAACCTGACATACAACTATAGCGTAATCGAAGGAGATTTTATGAATGACAAGATTGAGAAAATATCTCACGAGAACAAGATTGTAGCTTCCCCTGATGGAGGTTCCATCTTGAAGTTGAAGACCACTATTTACACCGTTGATGGTGCTGATGTATCCGAAGATGTTTTGAAGGGCGGTCAAGCAAAGGGTGAAGGCATGTTCAAGGCCATTGAAGCTTATCTCTTGGCCAATCCTAATGAATGCAACTAAACtatttttcattatatatatatatttattttggtatCTGAGTTGAGTGATACATGCAGTAAATTGGAGTATGTAGCCGTCTTTCATGTAATAAGTGCTTGTGGTTTGTAAGCACATGATGAGTGATGAAGAATTCTAAATATACATCTTTATATTTTGTTGAATTTTCTTGGAATAAAATTATATAATGATTTCTCAAGTACTATTTCTTTCCTAATTCTTTCGAATTTGGGTATTGTGGTGAAGGTCATTTTCGTCATTTCCTTTCAGTAAAATCCTTAGTCCTTTTGAGATTTGGGATTTCCTGTTTCTCTTAACACGTCGTTTTGAATCGAGTAACTAGCGTTTCCACCAATTGCTCGTTTCATTCCGTAATATAAGAAATAATTGTCTTATTTTATGAAATGAACAATTATTTTGGAATATTTAAAAAGTGGTTTTTAGACAATTAAATTGAGATGGAGGGAGTATATTGAAACATGATACAATTCAAACTAGGTTGAGGCCCGCGACAGTTGCGGGCTTAGGCCGtcccataaacaattatataatTTTCTGACTCAATTTCCTCGGTGTAAAAAAAATTGTTTGTTTAACAACACATATGAATCGAATTCTGTTACAGTGTTACTTGAAATAAAGTCAGGTTTAGGGTGAAATAGTTTTAAAGATGACAAATATCATCCAATGGTTTTGAAAGTCGACAAGTGCAAAACTAATTCAATTGATTGTTCAAGAAATTTCTTGACAAAAAGAGGTCATTAAATCAAAGAAATAAAGAGCAGAGGAAGAATTCATAAAATTTTACTGTAAGAAATTCAGTTAATTTAGCATACTTACAAATGAATGTGGAATAGAGTTGAGAGCTCTCAACAAATTCGTGTTCTGTATGAATAAGGAATAGGAATACTTCAAAGGAAAAAGAGGTGGCAGAGTGATTGCAACATTAATCAGCATCCAATTCATGGCAAGTTGGTGGAAAATCGGCATTTCTATTGATAGAAACGATTCCTGGCAGTTTTCCTAACCCGTCAATGTTCTTCAAGGTCCTCTAAATTTCTACGCTTAGCAGCTAGCTTTTCTCTATCGATCCATTAGATTGAAAGGTTTCCACAATAAGAGGAAATGTCGCAGCAAGAAAATGTCACAACAATGAATGCATATGAGACTTAAATAAAACAATCCTGATGAATATGTGTTATATTCCTTTTCTTTTAATCTGTCAATTAAACAATTCGATCGCACAAACAAAAACATGTGTTCTAAATCTTATTAAAAATAATATGGATTGGAATGTTAAGTTACCCGATCTGTAAAATATGACGCAAGCTAAATTAAGGATCATCGAAGATAAAACTTCCTCTAAACACACCCCCAATGCACCTTCTAATTGAAGTAAGCAACACATCAAGACAACATACAAATTGAATGAATGTATACTTATAGTTGTAAGAAGAAAAAATTGACAACGTTGACAAAACTGaattttgtatcaaagttaatgAATGTATCACTTATAATTGTATCTGATGATATATTTACTCCAACTTGCCTAAAATTTCAAAGCATTGACTTCGTACTTACAAATCAACTATAACTTACAAACAAACTAAATGCAATATAAAACAAGTGGTAATTCAGTAGGAACTGAACTAGACTTATAGTGGACTCCTAAGCTCCTGCTGATGTACTTTAGTCGAGTAAGTTGATAACGCCGAAGTCCTTCCATCGGATGACGATGATGATCGTGACTTAGTGCTCCAAGTGTCGAACTAACTCGATCGTACAGATCTTGCGTTAGTGCCTTTCAAGTCGAACCAACTCAGTGTATGGAATACTAAGTTAGTGCCTATCTGATCTGATTCAGTTGAGTTGCTATTGAACCGGAACCTTCAGATCTGACTCAGTTAAATGATCACTGAATCAGATACGCCAGTAACAGTTAAATGATGCATTCTTATAGATCTGGTGATCTAGAGATCTAATGAACTATTCGTGCTATGAACTGTTTGTGATGTAAGTCTCTCTAAGTTAGGTATGTTTGTGCTAGAGACTTTGGACGATTGGATCAGTCTTAACTATTGTAGTTAAACTGATCTGATCTACTGACACTTATAAATAAATCAAACAAATAATAACAAGTTAAGCATGTTGGTTTGATCTAATGGATGTAACATCTCAATGAGTAGAAACTCGACCACTTGATCCCCAAGAAACTTAATCGACATTGATTGTCTGATTTATTTTCCATTTTGATTATTTGAATTGTCAGTCATCTTCAACTATTGATTCCTCCACGCCATCTATCTTGCTTAATGATCATTTATTTATCATGCTCGCTAATTTCTCCATGTCACCAATCTTTATTTAGTCATTTAATATATGATCATACTAAGCGTGACTATATCGAGATATATAGCATGCATCCATAACTATCATGTGGTCCTTGTGGCATTCTTCTCTCAGCCTATCCATATATATAATCACTATTATGCCCCTAATGTTATTATGTCAGAAAGTGATAATCTAGTAACGTGATATACACAATGCACGCTCGCATTCACAATCTCCCCCTTTGACACTTTTTGACAAAACTTGATCAAGAACCTTCTATTCTAAAGCCTTAAGAGCCCCCGTATTTTTCTCTCTATTTTTGGCTAATAGAGCCAAAGACCAACAACAAAGAATTATATATAACTAATATCTAAAAACTAAGAGAGGACTCTCCCTCAGAAAAATAAAAAGTTATACATAACCAGTAGCAAACAACAAAAAATTATCGAGAGTCGAAAGATAAAGTAAATGTTTGACAAGTATTCAAAGATGAAACAAAGGCAATTGCTCCCTTAGAAAAATACAAAATTATACATATCTGTCCATCTGCTGAAGGTATTTGTAACGACCCGATTTTACGACTTTGAAAATCGCGCCATTGACATAGATGTGTAGTAGCGAATCCGAAATTTTTAAGCATTAGATTGCGCGCATTTGATTTGACATGTAGTTGACGTTGTGAATTAAGACGCGTTTATTCGAGTAAATACGTATTCGATACGTATTTCATTCCGTATTCTATTTTAACCGCAAATTTTATTAAATTCAGATTTGACATTCAAAAAGTGTCGTATAACATTTTCGAGACCTAAGCGGCCTAAGCGATTAATTTCATTTTTCAATCATAAATTTTGACTATTTATTCCTCCATCGAATATCGAGTATGGGACTCGAAATAacaaataaaaatacatatattcgtGACGGAACGGAAAGTTAATTATATTAACTTTCGGCTGCCGACACACTTATTTTTCTTCCCTTATGCTACTCTACTTTCCCACTCGCGCAACAATTATTTTTTTTCAGCATAAAATCCCTTCGTCTTCATTTATTTCATCAGTTCACAGATCTCCCTCAGCCTCCATTATTTCTGATAACAGAACATCAAGTAACAACAAGCAAACCGAATTATCAATTATCAAACCATTCAATTACAACTAAATACACAGTTCATATACAAACTTTAACAGCCAACATTCAGTTCAATGTCTCCGTAACAAGTCTACGGAGGACTAACAATTCAGACTACATAATCTGTCCTACACCCAAATTTTCCAGAATATTTTCAAAATTAACTATGTTATACAAGAGACGGAGAGGAGTGATTTACGTCAAAGGGGATTACCGATTTGATCATCGGAAACCACCGAGTCAACACCGAGTTGAACTCGGGCCAAAAATTCCTTGAGCGAGTCTTGACCGAGTCTGAGCACCAAAAGCTTCCAGGATCACCGGCGACCACAACGGGACCAATGCCGACGTAATACGAATCACTGGAGAACACTGTGAGGTATTGAATTCCCACTTCCCTGTACGTTTTTCAGTCTAAAATTAACATAGAAACCATCCCAAACAATCATAGAACAACATATATAGAGATTGAAAGCTAATTCGACGTTTTAAAGAATTTACACCGTAACTTAAAATTCAAATTAAGAGAAAACGAGATAAAATTAGGGGAAACTAACCGAAGAAACGTGATCCTCTCGTCGAGATATAGAGATCGATAGGTGGAACGGCCTCTGCCGCCGCCGGAATCGCCAGCGGACGACGAATAGAGGAGGAGGACGAGAGAGAGAAAGTCGTCGTCGACCGAATGAAGAAGGAAGAGGAAGGAaactgtttataaatatatatattaaatatgattAAATTACTGTAATACCCTTAACTGTTTAAACTATCTACAAAATAACCAAACAGATTATTCGGTCAACTAAAAAGTCCAGGGGCAGGAATGTTTTTTTTACAACCGAACCTAATAAATGTCAGTTATAACTTTCTGTTTTTAAATTATTTACAAGTATACCAAAGTGTCAAAATAAAGTCAAAGGCCATTCTGGTCATTTTATCAATCCGAagctaattttatatatttaagtaatatatTTATTTTCCGAACCTAATAAAATCATTTTTATTCATTCAAAATTTATGAAATTTTTACAGTAagttaaatatattattttaaacatAATATCAAAGATTCGAATTTTTGGAGAacaaatttattttatttaaatttctgAATAAATTAAGGTTATAAGAAATAATTCAAATGTAAATAAgtatttttaaaattatttaaagTGATATATCAGTTTATAAAATTATGGAATAATGGCAGAATATTATTTTAAACTATTTGAGGTATTATGTGAAATTCTAAAATATTTTTCTATTATATAAAGAATTCGATTAAATTAAGAAAATAATTTTAAGATAAATATTAatgaattaaataaatatttccgttagtaattaattaactaatcaatCGTGTAGGAATCTAACAAGTAAGACGTACGAGTTCCACGTATCAATTTTATTACGACGTCATTAATTAaggattttggttaacaaattatcgATGTCATTAAGTCGGTAATTCACGCAGATCGAGACGAGACGTGTTAACTAACAGCGAATTAACATTGAACCTTATAAGTATACGAATTATTTTATCATGTAGAATTCGATAGTTATTAACGTTAGTATCAATTTCAGACAGAATTGTGTAAGCTACCTTACGGAGGACGTACAAGAATACATGACTTCAACGACAATGAGTGTTACTTTCTTTTTCATTATAAAAGTATATTCATGttttacgaaatatatatatactactatgcCGTATTTGTGATTATATCGAGGTTTATgatttattataaatatatggCATAGATACATATTATACTTTTTAAAACTGGAGAAAACCCTTTAAAGATCCTAAAAGCAAAGTTTCACTCGCTTCTTAAAGAAAGAATTTAAAGGATAGATTTGTATTTATTATACATAGCTTAGATACGAACCCAAATAAAAATGTTTTATTCACAGAGGGTTCGGTCGACTTTGTGGCGACCTAATCCGATCACAAAGGGTTCGGTTGACTTTGTGGCGACCGAATCCGCCCACAGAGTACTTGGTCCTTGTGACCCCATGGTGACGGTCTGATCAGAGGGTACGTATACATCCATGTTGACGGATGTCGAGGTTTATTATTTACACCCATGGTGACGGGTGTCGAGGTTTAGGATACTACAGTAGTTGAGCTAGCTCCTGCTGTAGTATTCTCGAGGGTTTTTCACTGACAGGGTTCGACGAGATTTAAAGATATCTTATGATGAATTACGAGGTTTAAAGATATTTTATGATGACTTCTAATGATAAATGATTTAAGATATTTAATAATTCAAACGTTATTCTTAAAGATGCTTTAAAGTAATGTTTTAAATAAAACCTCACTAAGCATTATAGCTTACATATTTCTACAAATAAAATGTTTTCTCCAGGTTCAGGTTATGAGGCATGGTTAGGGCCCAGAATTCCGCAGACGATAGAAGGTACCAACGGACCCCACATTAGGCCCATGAGAGGGGTTGAAATGCGGGCGTCTCAGTATTTTGGTAAGTTCCTTTTTGATTGAGTAAATCATCCTTCGAGCTTTCTTCTCCATGCTCTGAAAGAACCTGAGTTGTTCTTCAAGAAATGTCATTAGCTCATCCATTGCATCCTCTGGCTCAGTATGTGCTTGACATTGTGTAAGCTTCAGTGATAGAGTCATTTGACTGCTCGCTAGTAAAGAATCTTGTCGTATCATTGAAGTGCTTTCCCTTGTATAACTTTTCTGAGATCTTTTGCTCTTTGGGTAGATTGGTCAAGACATCACCCTCATGCAAAGTATACCCCTGATATACCATTATTCCAAAGATCAATTATTCCAAAGATCAAGGCTGGACATACTAAGTGAAACTTTGGAGTAGTTTTCTGAGTAGCAATTAAAATGGATTCAAACAGGATCTCTCCATAATTGAATGTGATGCCATTTGTAGTTTGATACAAGATCTGCCCTAATTCAACACCTACCGTTCCATTATGACAGTTTGACATCTAGTTACATACAACTAATCTTTGTAAAACAGCATAGCAAGTTGTAAGATCAGCATAACTAATACCTGCTCTGGGCCACTTCTTTTTTCCTTCTTGTCGTAAGCTCTTCTACAAGTTCATCATGAGGTAGCAGTATTATCCCTTGAGATTGCTCACACTGGTAGTATTGATTAATGATTGCGGGAGATAGCCGATACTTCTGTCCTCGAGCCCAAAATATTTGATAATGTTTTGACCTAGCTTCCTTCATATCCCGAGTGAAGTGTGCATAAGCATTTTTAACAACTGCCGATACATAAGGCACAATTTGGATGACACTGAGAAGAAGTCCAAGTTTCTTTAACTGAGTAGTCCATCCTATTTTCCTAAAAGCTACTTGATCTAGAATTTTCTCATCCAGAAACTTCCTATACTTGGTACTTATTCTGTCACGACTCGAAATCCCATGTCATGACCGGCGCCGTAATCTACTCAACCTCAAGATCACGACAAGTCTCAACATAATA
This Rutidosis leptorrhynchoides isolate AG116_Rl617_1_P2 unplaced genomic scaffold, CSIRO_AGI_Rlap_v1 contig95, whole genome shotgun sequence DNA region includes the following protein-coding sequences:
- the LOC139885310 gene encoding major allergen Pru ar 1-like encodes the protein MGVFTFENETTTPIAPARMFKAMAVETDKLSAKVAPQIIKSTEIIEGNGGAGTIKKITFQEGPKEGYMKHRIDSIDKDNLTYNYSVIEGDFMNDKIEKISHENKIVASPDGGSILKLKTTIYTVDGADVSEDVLKGGQAKGEGMFKAIEAYLLANPNECN